In Cytophagales bacterium, the following are encoded in one genomic region:
- a CDS encoding type IX secretion system membrane protein PorP/SprF — translation MIRNKIIILFVALQVCCLEAIAQQEFMLTHYMFNGLAINPAYTGIHDGISTSFLFREQWVGFDGAPSTQVASIHSPVPNRNIGLGALFYRDQLGLSSEYGALLSYAYRIRIGHRAQLSMGLRVSNHHYQIKYEALNQSPNDFEGFGSQNQMLWNAGVGVLLHMDRAYFGISSPQLLHQKLEIGYADGRFTQRVRHYYVTAGYVFDWGRYLVLKPNLLVKGVEGAPWQLDLNLNALINSLVWVGVSYRSMDSIDGLIGLQIDPNLSVSYATDFTLTSVASSSHEIMVNYVFNLPGQKILTPRYF, via the coding sequence GTGATACGAAATAAAATAATAATACTGTTCGTGGCGCTTCAAGTTTGCTGCCTTGAGGCCATAGCCCAACAAGAATTCATGTTGACACACTACATGTTTAATGGACTGGCCATCAATCCGGCATACACTGGGATCCATGATGGGATCAGTACGAGTTTCTTGTTTCGGGAACAATGGGTTGGGTTTGACGGAGCCCCCAGTACGCAGGTCGCTTCCATTCATAGTCCGGTGCCGAACCGAAACATTGGTCTGGGTGCTTTATTTTATCGGGATCAATTGGGACTTTCATCCGAATATGGGGCTTTGCTGAGTTATGCTTATCGCATCAGGATAGGTCATCGTGCTCAGTTATCAATGGGGCTTCGGGTGAGTAATCATCATTATCAAATCAAATACGAAGCTCTGAATCAAAGCCCGAATGATTTTGAAGGATTCGGATCACAGAATCAAATGTTATGGAATGCGGGTGTCGGAGTATTGCTCCATATGGATCGTGCATACTTCGGGATATCATCTCCGCAACTACTTCATCAAAAACTGGAAATTGGATATGCGGATGGGAGATTTACGCAACGTGTGAGGCACTATTATGTCACAGCGGGCTATGTTTTTGATTGGGGTAGATATCTGGTGCTCAAACCAAACCTTCTCGTAAAAGGAGTTGAAGGTGCTCCTTGGCAATTGGATCTCAACTTGAATGCATTGATTAACTCATTGGTTTGGGTAGGTGTTTCTTATCGAAGCATGGACAGTATCGACGGATTAATTGGACTGCAAATTGATCCAAATCTGAGCGTGAGTTATGCGACGGACTTTACATTAACGAGCGTTGCTTCCTCTTCTCATGAAATCATGGTGAATTATGTATTCAACCTTCCTGGGCAAAAGATCCTAACACCTCGATATTTCTAA
- a CDS encoding SGNH/GDSL hydrolase family protein, producing MRRIFCCLFVLVLFSGCLDKQLQTEFPDPTYREDPPEENLEDTDFNILFIGNSLTYFNDLPALVKEVGEEKGVDIGVKMVAEGNYAIVDHWSDGEAQNQIRRGIFDYVVMQQGPSSQQEGRDLLIEGGELFKPLCDEFEAKLAFYMVWPSLTYYHTFDGVIRNYTLAADTHDAILCPVGQVWKAHFDRTDDFSYYYQDGFHPSPEGSMVAAKVIYESLFP from the coding sequence ATGAGACGTATTTTTTGTTGCTTGTTTGTATTGGTCCTTTTTTCAGGTTGTCTGGACAAGCAATTGCAAACTGAGTTCCCTGACCCAACTTATCGGGAAGACCCTCCTGAAGAAAACCTGGAGGACACAGACTTCAATATTCTTTTCATTGGTAATAGCTTGACTTATTTCAATGATCTACCTGCTTTGGTCAAGGAAGTAGGTGAAGAGAAAGGGGTGGATATAGGAGTAAAAATGGTCGCTGAAGGAAATTATGCCATCGTCGATCATTGGTCGGACGGTGAAGCCCAGAATCAGATAAGAAGAGGTATTTTTGACTATGTAGTGATGCAACAGGGTCCATCTTCTCAACAAGAAGGCCGGGATTTGTTGATAGAAGGTGGAGAATTATTTAAGCCTTTGTGTGACGAATTTGAAGCAAAGCTTGCCTTTTATATGGTATGGCCTTCATTAACCTACTACCACACTTTCGATGGAGTCATTCGGAATTATACCTTAGCAGCTGATACCCATGATGCAATTTTATGTCCGGTGGGTCAGGTATGGAAAGCTCATTTTGATCGAACAGATGATTTCAGTTATTACTACCAGGATGGATTCCACCCATCTCCGGAAGGCAGTATGGTAGCCGCTAAGGTGATTTATGAGAGCTTGTTTCCTTGA
- a CDS encoding FtsX-like permease family protein — protein sequence MNHPHPPKLPRYILLICYGSASTEDLLGDMDELYESKRDKHGKFKANAFYWWQAITLCFSFTMVKRKRDEVISPLYTQNRSITMFYNYFKISYRNILKNRTFTLLNVFGLSLGMSIALLALAMYIELTQFDEYHQDAHQIYRITTTVDENGNLERYASNPIALADLCDEQLPDIEQSVHINDHFFPVAKTSGGTLNLSGYITSPEFFELFEFPMTEGNPRSLLEPDQTIITYELAEKLFGDKPAIDQLITTENWGTLKVSGVLAPFPKHTHFSFDLLTGYVNIDPIRKESRRWTAFRGNYYYFKSKSSSEEIEANIQQLAEQGTAFFEEDNEKVTHEIQSITTINPGPDLQDEVGVVFEGPVFFLFFGVALLILIPASLNYVNMAIANALKRSKEIGIRKVMGSQSNQIINQFLVETVLISLMALGFSILLFMAIRQEFLSMLVGADSLTLNPGWVTILTFVLFAVATGVITGLVPALFFSRTSPIEAIRQVMDAKKISISGARKGLLVFQFIISLGLMIGIGVLLRQYQHSLTYDLGFHKENILVVPLDPVNSEILKYEFMGLPEVTRMSLTSSIPGTPLSGNSYFFREDFLDSLRTRVVYVDDEFMDHMELKMTWGTTEMNNNQIDQIIVNQKLMSLLNNMNAESEDSLIVHLGHEEKVQIVGVVEDYNHEPLRDRIEPMIIRVNPSRTSHALISIATQQLPNTLSSLENRWDQVYPNSPFRSSFLDDEIEKTYDFFIVAFKLFGSLAVLAITISCLGLLGMVVYATENRIKEVAIRKILGADIVDLMKVLAGLFVRLWLIALCIAIPGSYFFYDQLFVSMFNKFSNGVGFIEILVSTLVTIALGTITIFWQTQRVVKTNPAVNLRNE from the coding sequence GTGAACCACCCACATCCTCCAAAACTTCCTCGTTACATCCTACTGATCTGTTATGGTAGTGCTTCTACAGAGGACCTACTGGGCGATATGGATGAATTGTATGAATCGAAGCGCGATAAACATGGGAAGTTCAAGGCTAATGCTTTCTACTGGTGGCAAGCCATTACGCTCTGTTTTTCATTTACCATGGTCAAAAGAAAAAGGGATGAGGTCATATCCCCTTTATACACTCAAAATCGGTCGATAACTATGTTTTACAATTACTTTAAGATCTCTTACCGCAACATCCTCAAAAACAGGACCTTTACCCTTCTCAATGTATTTGGTTTGTCGCTGGGCATGTCCATAGCGCTGTTGGCGCTGGCGATGTACATCGAGCTTACCCAATTTGATGAATACCATCAGGATGCTCATCAAATCTATCGCATCACTACTACCGTGGACGAAAATGGCAATCTGGAAAGATATGCTTCAAACCCTATCGCTCTGGCTGATTTATGTGATGAACAATTACCAGACATTGAGCAATCGGTCCACATCAATGATCATTTCTTTCCTGTCGCGAAAACAAGTGGTGGAACCCTGAATCTTTCCGGGTACATCACTTCTCCTGAATTCTTTGAATTATTTGAATTTCCGATGACTGAAGGCAACCCTCGCTCCTTACTGGAACCCGATCAAACCATCATTACCTACGAATTGGCAGAAAAGCTTTTTGGAGATAAACCTGCAATCGATCAATTAATCACCACTGAAAACTGGGGTACCTTAAAAGTCTCTGGAGTGCTCGCTCCATTCCCAAAACATACACACTTCAGCTTTGATCTATTGACCGGTTACGTCAACATTGATCCTATTCGAAAGGAATCTCGACGTTGGACAGCCTTTCGAGGCAACTATTATTACTTTAAATCGAAATCCTCTTCTGAAGAAATTGAAGCTAATATTCAACAGTTGGCAGAACAAGGCACAGCATTTTTTGAGGAAGACAATGAAAAAGTAACACATGAAATCCAATCTATTACTACGATTAACCCTGGTCCTGACTTACAAGACGAAGTTGGCGTTGTATTTGAAGGTCCCGTATTCTTTTTGTTCTTCGGAGTGGCGCTATTGATCTTGATTCCGGCTTCTCTCAACTACGTTAACATGGCCATTGCCAATGCCTTGAAACGATCCAAAGAAATTGGCATCAGAAAAGTCATGGGTAGTCAGTCCAATCAGATCATCAATCAATTCTTAGTAGAAACTGTTTTGATTTCCTTGATGGCCTTAGGTTTTAGCATCCTGCTGTTCATGGCCATACGCCAGGAGTTTCTGAGCATGTTGGTAGGTGCTGATTCTCTTACATTGAATCCTGGTTGGGTGACAATTTTGACCTTTGTTTTATTTGCCGTCGCCACAGGTGTCATTACTGGACTTGTTCCGGCACTGTTCTTTTCTAGGACCTCTCCTATTGAAGCCATTCGTCAGGTCATGGATGCTAAAAAGATCTCCATTTCTGGTGCCAGAAAAGGACTATTGGTTTTTCAGTTCATCATTTCACTAGGCCTCATGATTGGCATAGGTGTCTTACTTAGACAATATCAGCACTCTTTGACATACGACTTGGGATTTCACAAGGAAAACATCCTGGTAGTCCCACTAGACCCAGTCAACAGTGAGATTTTGAAGTATGAATTTATGGGTTTGCCTGAAGTTACGCGAATGAGCCTGACCTCAAGCATCCCGGGCACGCCATTGAGTGGTAACTCCTATTTCTTCCGGGAAGACTTTCTTGACTCATTACGGACGCGTGTTGTATATGTCGATGACGAATTCATGGATCATATGGAGCTAAAAATGACTTGGGGCACGACCGAAATGAACAATAATCAGATCGATCAGATTATCGTTAATCAGAAACTCATGTCTTTACTGAATAACATGAATGCGGAAAGTGAAGATAGTCTTATTGTCCATTTGGGACACGAGGAAAAAGTGCAGATCGTAGGCGTTGTTGAAGACTACAATCACGAACCACTAAGGGATCGCATCGAACCCATGATCATCAGGGTCAATCCCAGCAGAACCTCGCATGCATTAATATCAATTGCCACACAACAATTACCAAATACATTGTCAAGTTTAGAAAACCGATGGGATCAGGTATATCCCAATTCCCCTTTCAGGTCTTCCTTCCTTGATGATGAGATCGAAAAGACGTATGATTTCTTTATTGTGGCTTTTAAACTATTTGGCTCTCTAGCGGTACTGGCGATTACCATCTCATGCCTTGGACTGCTCGGCATGGTAGTTTACGCAACGGAAAACCGCATCAAAGAAGTGGCCATTCGTAAGATCCTGGGTGCAGATATTGTAGACCTCATGAAGGTACTGGCAGGACTTTTTGTGCGACTTTGGCTCATTGCCTTATGCATTGCCATTCCGGGTTCTTATTTTTTCTATGATCAGCTGTTTGTCAGTATGTTCAATAAGTTCAGCAATGGTGTTGGGTTCATCGAAATTCTGGTAAGCACCCTTGTTACAATCGCTTTAGGAACAATCACCATCTTTTGGCAAACGCAGCGTGTGGTGAAAACAAATCCAGCGGTAAATTTGAGAAACGAATGA
- a CDS encoding Ig-like domain-containing protein — MAMSLTCFQFDPEQRPWRFFWLFVALVFVTVAQGQDLDQDNDGIPDSFEKGLGNLTFGSAFNLQGVDNSAVAINETEVQLTLDQRSLRGSAMSFGMIDLMDDFSFTIEAYFGINRNQDLFSSSGADGIAIVFHNDPAGSYAIGVDGEGIGAQGIQNGVVLEIDTYGNGDTGANDPMRGDYDNHTDIWDSDDTDRVSLIGGYQVFKEGEASPLEDGTYHEVIFTWVSSTGTLSFTVDGMLGGELSLGSAEAFINTYFAGSSAVHFGFTASTGAARNEHRVSIIDLQALPVVMDTDNDGIYDHLDLDSDNDGIYDAVEAGHGADHIDGVVSGSDDNGDGIPDAVQNGTTPGNIDYSLNDTDGDGSYDHQDLDSDGDGCYDVVEMGFVDEDQDGVLGSGVPTVNRNGLVVGMSGYTVANIFFLDETQNGCLLASDLGDAGDGDDAYVIFYEDQAPLNLMDDPSILNMNDRLGTLSIEVAGIIDGNNEQLQIGGLTIPLVTNNQVVSLEVSEIELELSWQSQALQIKGAGSSSLSVAIMEAVLDQMTYHHADTLLPTTGERTLNIIVDDGVNQSASNWVRVLVEPINDLPFADSDTVTLNELNAVEIEILQGDMDWDGEINPLSIEVVSETGKGALSVNASGVVTYTPEVLATGHDSFVYQVQDDEGGMSNEAIVVIYMDVEPEEDNTPPIARDTLIMVRDLQGITFDLGPLITEPDGDRVSIELLDVSVINIPGNLSVSQDRVLSFTPNPGFVGSFTLTYQACDDATPSMCDEAVVTIQIVDMDSDGDGTLDHEEDANSDQDLTNDDCNEDGIPDYLDADACTDSLIIGSVVTSNGDQMNDFFKVQGIERYLNNEVTIFNRWGSQVWRIKGYDNSLDNRRFSGLGNAGALPDGTYYYVINKGDNSPAIKGFLTLKNQ, encoded by the coding sequence ATGGCTATGTCGCTTACATGTTTCCAATTTGACCCGGAGCAACGACCCTGGAGATTCTTTTGGCTATTCGTCGCCTTGGTTTTTGTTACCGTTGCACAAGGGCAGGACCTTGATCAAGATAACGATGGTATTCCTGATTCTTTCGAAAAAGGATTAGGTAATCTGACATTTGGAAGTGCTTTCAATCTTCAGGGAGTTGATAATAGTGCTGTAGCCATCAATGAAACAGAAGTACAACTTACACTGGACCAGCGAAGCCTACGTGGGAGTGCGATGAGCTTCGGGATGATCGACCTCATGGACGACTTTTCCTTTACCATTGAAGCTTATTTTGGGATCAACCGCAATCAGGATTTATTCTCTAGTAGTGGAGCTGATGGCATCGCCATTGTATTCCATAATGATCCTGCGGGAAGCTATGCTATTGGAGTAGATGGCGAGGGTATCGGAGCGCAGGGAATTCAAAATGGAGTAGTCCTTGAAATTGATACCTACGGAAACGGCGATACAGGGGCCAATGATCCGATGCGTGGAGATTATGACAACCATACGGATATATGGGACTCAGATGATACAGATCGTGTATCGTTAATCGGGGGGTACCAGGTTTTCAAGGAAGGAGAAGCTAGTCCGTTAGAAGATGGTACTTATCATGAAGTGATTTTTACCTGGGTTTCCAGTACAGGAACCCTCAGTTTTACAGTGGATGGTATGCTGGGAGGCGAGCTTTCTCTGGGTTCAGCCGAGGCTTTTATCAATACCTATTTCGCTGGATCGAGTGCGGTCCATTTCGGGTTTACTGCTTCTACTGGAGCAGCGAGAAATGAACACCGGGTTAGCATCATCGATTTGCAAGCTTTGCCAGTAGTGATGGATACAGATAATGATGGTATCTACGATCACTTGGACTTGGACAGTGACAATGATGGTATTTACGATGCGGTAGAAGCTGGACATGGAGCCGATCATATAGATGGTGTAGTGAGTGGCAGTGATGACAATGGTGATGGCATTCCTGATGCTGTTCAAAACGGCACAACGCCTGGAAATATTGATTATTCTTTGAATGATACAGATGGTGACGGATCATATGACCATCAGGACCTGGATTCTGATGGAGATGGATGTTATGATGTGGTGGAAATGGGTTTTGTTGACGAAGATCAGGACGGAGTATTGGGTTCCGGTGTTCCTACTGTTAATCGAAATGGATTAGTTGTAGGTATGTCAGGGTATACAGTTGCCAATATTTTCTTCTTAGATGAGACTCAAAATGGTTGTCTGCTGGCTTCTGATCTTGGCGATGCTGGAGATGGTGACGATGCTTATGTAATATTCTATGAGGATCAGGCACCCCTGAATCTAATGGATGACCCTTCAATTTTAAACATGAATGACCGGCTAGGAACACTATCCATTGAAGTTGCGGGAATTATAGATGGAAATAATGAACAATTGCAAATCGGAGGTTTGACCATTCCTTTAGTAACTAATAATCAGGTAGTCTCTCTTGAAGTGAGTGAGATTGAACTGGAATTATCCTGGCAATCACAAGCATTACAGATCAAAGGGGCGGGTTCATCATCCTTATCTGTCGCAATTATGGAAGCAGTCCTCGATCAAATGACTTACCATCATGCCGATACGCTCTTACCAACTACTGGAGAAAGAACCTTGAATATTATTGTTGATGATGGGGTAAATCAGAGTGCTAGTAATTGGGTCAGGGTTTTGGTGGAGCCGATCAACGATTTGCCATTCGCGGATTCTGACACGGTAACATTAAATGAATTGAATGCTGTTGAAATTGAGATTCTGCAAGGAGATATGGACTGGGACGGAGAGATCAACCCATTGTCAATTGAGGTCGTTTCAGAAACAGGGAAGGGTGCTTTATCGGTCAATGCTTCAGGTGTAGTTACCTATACTCCGGAAGTTTTGGCAACAGGGCATGACTCGTTCGTTTACCAGGTTCAGGATGATGAAGGAGGCATGTCAAACGAAGCCATTGTTGTGATCTATATGGACGTTGAACCGGAAGAAGATAACACTCCGCCGATCGCCAGGGATACGCTGATTATGGTAAGAGACCTTCAAGGAATCACTTTTGATCTCGGTCCTTTAATCACAGAACCTGATGGAGACAGGGTGTCGATTGAGCTGCTCGACGTATCGGTCATTAACATACCAGGAAATCTATCAGTCAGTCAGGACAGGGTACTTTCCTTTACACCAAACCCTGGATTTGTAGGAAGCTTTACCCTTACATATCAAGCCTGTGATGATGCTACGCCTTCCATGTGCGATGAAGCTGTGGTAACCATCCAGATAGTGGATATGGATTCGGATGGAGATGGGACCTTGGATCATGAAGAAGATGCCAACAGCGATCAAGACCTGACAAATGATGATTGCAATGAAGACGGCATTCCTGATTACCTGGATGCTGATGCATGTACGGATTCATTGATCATTGGCTCCGTAGTAACGAGCAATGGAGATCAAATGAATGATTTTTTCAAGGTCCAGGGGATCGAGCGTTACCTCAACAATGAAGTAACTATATTCAATCGATGGGGTAGTCAAGTATGGCGGATAAAAGGATACGATAACTCTCTGGATAACAGGCGGTTTTCGGGCTTGGGGAATGCTGGTGCTTTACCTGATGGAACCTATTACTATGTCATCAATAAAGGGGATAATTCCCCTGCAATCAAAGGATTTCTCACACTCAAAAACCAATAA
- a CDS encoding GNAT family N-acetyltransferase gives MNAITILKSQKKYMLNLSTERLQFRQWTEADYTAVKDFFSKEENAMFVGGAQKPEAAWRLIATYVGHYQLKGYSYLALETQSDQQLVGTVGLWKSEPWPEHEMGYWLLPHMQGKGFGSEAGKMVLKHAKSIGLPSLVSYIDPRNEPSKKLALGIGAKLDQTIELLDFGPHEVYRYW, from the coding sequence TTGAATGCCATAACCATTCTCAAAAGCCAGAAGAAATACATGCTCAATCTATCAACGGAACGTCTTCAATTCAGACAATGGACGGAAGCGGATTACACTGCGGTTAAGGACTTCTTCAGCAAAGAAGAAAATGCAATGTTTGTGGGTGGAGCGCAAAAACCAGAAGCTGCCTGGCGTTTGATAGCGACTTATGTAGGTCATTATCAGTTGAAGGGTTACTCCTACCTGGCCCTTGAAACACAATCTGATCAGCAATTGGTTGGCACCGTAGGTTTATGGAAAAGTGAGCCCTGGCCAGAACATGAAATGGGGTATTGGCTATTGCCGCATATGCAGGGAAAAGGATTTGGATCAGAAGCCGGAAAAATGGTGCTCAAACACGCAAAATCAATTGGCCTGCCTTCTCTGGTGAGTTATATCGATCCACGAAACGAGCCTTCAAAGAAACTTGCCCTGGGTATTGGTGCTAAGTTAGATCAAACCATTGAATTATTGGATTTCGGTCCTCATGAAGTGTACAGGTATTGGTGA
- a CDS encoding OmpA family protein → MKKSGLILLVLFFSNLLNAQLPTKVEKLKKRADHQFEQMHFLKAVAGYKEVLKYEKMPAIELRLADSYRLLNQPMEAAFWYSRAITDGADLSKENLLNYALMLSASERYQEAKSIFVEHGSSDPWVQDHVTAIDSFANFYKDQHAYKVSWESFNSSEKDFSPSFVNGELVFVSARATRSTSGTFQWDGTSFLDLFKRMDESQVTRLKGSINSKYHEGPATFWDKGTKAFFTRNSFDGTKVKLSEDGVNNLRIFYAELSKSGQWVVKSEFPFNSEKYSMGHPSISGDGKTLYFASDMPGGFGGVDLYKSEYKYNQWETPVNLGPEINTPRNELFPYIHTDGLLYFASEGHEGIGGLDLFRASMSEESEPQNLGFPINTSADDFGLTFRPKSNQAYFSSNRPGGMGDDDIYSVHMSDYAVEVVLVDELTGEPISTTGRIDLLRTLRSQMNSPGISIAETRLQFGVERGTSFLVTGSADGYYQGNLIMQLEDEQFERVKHLYYEIPLRRTNIQQQTEILIVVNNDRHTQFFYSKNGRTTPFDGTLGVLRTFLNMEGYTVVKETYLTNIFYDFDRSDIRADAAESLEELAQILKTDESLHIILESHTDVRGTNQYNQLLAKRRVDAAQQFLMDLGINVDRIYTGSHGEEQTFVNCNDCSEDQHQRNRRTEIRIEINKVKQNKRLTSINR, encoded by the coding sequence ATGAAAAAATCAGGATTAATTCTGCTTGTTTTATTCTTTTCGAATCTTCTAAATGCACAGCTTCCCACGAAGGTCGAAAAACTGAAAAAACGTGCCGATCATCAATTCGAGCAAATGCATTTTTTGAAAGCCGTTGCTGGCTATAAGGAAGTGTTGAAATATGAAAAAATGCCGGCAATTGAGCTTCGATTAGCGGATAGTTATCGCTTGCTTAATCAGCCTATGGAAGCTGCATTTTGGTACAGTAGAGCCATCACGGACGGTGCTGATTTAAGCAAAGAAAACTTGCTGAATTATGCTTTGATGCTCTCAGCGAGCGAAAGATACCAAGAAGCCAAAAGTATTTTTGTGGAGCATGGGTCATCGGATCCCTGGGTTCAGGACCATGTAACTGCCATTGATAGTTTTGCGAATTTCTACAAAGATCAACATGCCTATAAAGTATCCTGGGAGTCATTCAATAGCAGCGAGAAAGATTTCAGTCCGTCATTTGTTAACGGAGAATTGGTGTTTGTTTCTGCCCGTGCCACAAGATCGACAAGTGGAACTTTTCAATGGGATGGCACATCATTTCTGGACCTATTCAAGAGAATGGACGAAAGTCAAGTGACCAGGCTCAAAGGAAGTATCAATTCTAAATACCACGAAGGTCCTGCTACTTTTTGGGACAAAGGAACAAAAGCCTTTTTCACCCGGAACAGTTTTGACGGGACAAAAGTGAAGTTGTCAGAAGATGGGGTTAATAACCTTCGGATATTCTATGCTGAATTGAGCAAGTCTGGTCAATGGGTAGTCAAGTCCGAGTTTCCATTTAATAGTGAAAAGTATAGCATGGGTCATCCGAGCATATCTGGAGATGGTAAGACCTTATATTTTGCCAGTGACATGCCGGGAGGTTTCGGAGGTGTAGACTTGTATAAGTCCGAATACAAATACAATCAATGGGAAACTCCTGTAAACCTGGGGCCGGAGATCAATACACCCCGAAACGAGTTGTTCCCATATATCCATACCGATGGGCTTTTATACTTTGCCAGTGAGGGTCATGAAGGAATAGGAGGATTGGACCTCTTTCGTGCCAGTATGAGTGAAGAAAGTGAGCCGCAGAACCTTGGATTTCCAATCAATACCTCTGCGGATGATTTCGGTTTGACTTTCCGACCTAAATCCAATCAGGCTTACTTCAGCAGCAACCGACCAGGAGGAATGGGGGATGATGACATTTATTCGGTACATATGTCCGACTATGCAGTTGAGGTGGTGTTAGTTGATGAATTAACAGGCGAACCCATTTCAACCACAGGGAGGATCGATTTGCTCAGAACCTTACGTTCACAAATGAATAGTCCAGGAATATCCATTGCGGAAACCCGCCTTCAATTTGGAGTGGAAAGAGGGACGTCCTTTCTAGTGACAGGTTCTGCGGATGGATATTATCAAGGCAATCTGATCATGCAACTGGAAGATGAGCAATTCGAACGAGTAAAGCACCTGTATTATGAAATCCCTTTGAGAAGAACCAATATTCAACAGCAAACAGAGATCCTGATTGTGGTCAATAACGATCGCCATACCCAATTTTTCTATAGTAAAAATGGCAGAACCACACCTTTTGATGGAACACTTGGGGTGTTACGCACATTCCTGAATATGGAAGGTTATACAGTGGTAAAAGAAACTTACCTGACCAATATCTTTTATGATTTTGACCGATCAGATATACGTGCTGATGCTGCTGAGAGTCTGGAAGAATTGGCTCAAATCTTAAAAACTGATGAATCCTTACACATTATCCTGGAATCGCATACAGATGTCAGAGGCACCAATCAATACAACCAACTGTTGGCCAAAAGGAGAGTAGATGCTGCTCAGCAATTCTTAATGGATTTGGGTATCAACGTAGATCGTATTTATACCGGTAGCCATGGAGAGGAACAGACTTTTGTGAATTGTAACGATTGTAGTGAAGATCAGCACCAAAGAAATCGTCGAACTGAAATCAGGATAGAGATCAATAAAGTAAAGCAGAACAAAAGACTGACCTCAATCAACCGATAA
- a CDS encoding helix-turn-helix transcriptional regulator, with amino-acid sequence MKGYLGEFEELVLLTIANLSDQAYGVNILESISERTNRNLSLGALHSTLSRLEEKGFITSYLGEPTATRGGRRKRYFELTQSAIVALNDMKSLRDNLWSTSKINLSIK; translated from the coding sequence ATGAAAGGTTATTTAGGAGAGTTCGAAGAGCTTGTTTTACTCACCATCGCCAACCTGTCTGACCAGGCCTATGGCGTGAATATCCTGGAAAGCATCAGTGAACGAACCAACCGAAATCTAAGCCTGGGTGCCTTGCACTCTACTTTATCTCGCTTAGAAGAAAAAGGATTCATTACCTCCTATCTTGGAGAACCTACTGCAACCCGAGGTGGTCGCAGAAAGCGATACTTTGAACTGACGCAATCCGCGATTGTCGCACTGAATGATATGAAGTCCTTACGCGACAACTTGTGGTCTACTTCTAAAATCAATTTGTCCATCAAGTGA
- a CDS encoding DUF6624 domain-containing protein — MKRIPIYVTIILLSMTMTKVVGQKVVVQAPALAKEIKKMRDEDQKMRIKWSGMIKKGKSETVKFKQLTQALIAKDRANTARMREIINQYGWPTYDLVGRGSSNSAWLIVQHADRNPLFQIKCLSLLKEAVDANQADPSNYAYLYDRVQVAKGETQRYATQSSSNNGLYEGNFFPIEDESNVQKRREAMNIEQSIEDYASAMGFSYVIPTEQEAIKRAQSLQNAYQLNLQKAQEATQLKDYEQAATSYLLVTQAFGLVNTEDFVEAARVLSLSKHKEARQGTGFLLKAMVRGWDGFDEVRDHLVFAHLKEISPANWEDFIKTAEEMALDRQ; from the coding sequence ATGAAACGCATTCCAATTTACGTTACGATCATTCTATTATCCATGACTATGACGAAGGTGGTAGGCCAGAAAGTTGTTGTACAAGCACCCGCGCTCGCTAAGGAGATCAAAAAGATGCGAGATGAGGATCAGAAGATGCGCATCAAATGGTCCGGTATGATCAAGAAAGGTAAATCAGAAACTGTGAAATTCAAACAGCTCACGCAAGCTTTGATCGCGAAAGACCGAGCCAATACGGCACGAATGAGAGAAATCATCAACCAATATGGTTGGCCTACTTACGATCTGGTAGGAAGAGGTTCGAGCAACAGTGCCTGGTTGATTGTACAACATGCGGATCGCAACCCATTGTTCCAAATCAAGTGCCTGTCTTTGTTAAAAGAAGCAGTAGATGCGAATCAGGCCGACCCATCTAACTATGCATACTTATATGATCGAGTGCAGGTAGCAAAGGGAGAAACGCAGCGCTATGCAACGCAAAGTTCCAGCAACAATGGTCTTTACGAAGGAAACTTCTTTCCAATAGAAGACGAATCGAATGTCCAAAAAAGGAGAGAAGCCATGAACATTGAACAATCGATAGAAGATTACGCATCAGCCATGGGATTCTCCTATGTCATTCCTACGGAACAAGAAGCCATAAAACGTGCTCAAAGTTTACAAAACGCGTACCAGCTTAATTTACAAAAGGCTCAGGAAGCCACACAGTTGAAAGATTATGAACAGGCAGCAACATCTTACCTGTTAGTAACACAGGCTTTTGGATTAGTAAATACTGAAGATTTTGTTGAAGCAGCCAGGGTTTTGTCTTTGTCCAAACACAAGGAGGCAAGACAGGGAACTGGGTTTCTCCTCAAAGCGATGGTCAGAGGTTGGGACGGGTTTGATGAGGTTAGAGACCATCTGGTCTTTGCCCATTTGAAAGAAATCAGCCCAGCAAACTGGGAGGACTTCATCAAGACGGCTGAGGAAATGGCATTGGATCGGCAATAG